In one Methanobrevibacter arboriphilus genomic region, the following are encoded:
- a CDS encoding AbrB/MazE/SpoVT family DNA-binding domain-containing protein yields MSDIELKNKEVFIPAKLRDDLNINENDDIDFKVIKDGIIIKFHEKKDSLRDMIGIAEAPEPTNAVDLKRKGQRGEY; encoded by the coding sequence ATGAGTGACATAGAATTGAAAAATAAAGAAGTTTTTATCCCAGCTAAGTTAAGAGATGATTTAAATATTAATGAAAATGATGATATAGATTTTAAAGTTATCAAAGATGGAATTATAATAAAGTTTCATGAAAAAAAAGATAGTTTAAGAGATATGATAGGAATAGCTGAGGCTCCTGAGCCTACTAATGCTGTTGATTTGAAACGGAAAGGACAAAGAGGAGAATATTAA
- a CDS encoding type II toxin-antitoxin system VapC family toxin, which produces MLFIDTSFIIGLTVNNDQWHDEALNLFPKVEKSKRYISNVIILETLNGLVDIMDGKEIEKMYHLLNNNYNVYMVDKEIQNKAINICKKYDGSLGYADCTSIAVMEELDIHEIVSFDEHFENKDSIVRIH; this is translated from the coding sequence TTGCTTTTCATTGATACAAGTTTCATCATTGGATTAACTGTTAATAATGACCAATGGCATGATGAGGCACTTAATTTATTTCCAAAAGTAGAAAAATCTAAAAGATATATTTCTAATGTTATAATACTCGAAACACTAAATGGATTAGTGGATATTATGGATGGAAAAGAAATTGAGAAAATGTATCATTTGTTAAATAATAATTATAATGTTTATATGGTTGATAAAGAGATTCAAAATAAAGCTATAAATATTTGTAAAAAGTATGATGGTTCTCTTGGTTATGCTGATTGTACTTCTATTGCTGTAATGGAAGAATTAGATATTCATGAAATTGTATCTTTTGATGAACATTTTGAGAATAAAGATAGTATTGTAAGAATACATTAA
- a CDS encoding beta strand repeat-containing protein, with product MKNKIMKSILFRDKCFISFLFVLGFLLLFSVSSVSADEYYFNSDNITNESFQGVIDNNTPDEVIINLDDGEYSLGQINITRNATIQGKSSGNVKINGSGILFNITASNVKLINLTITGYTSAVIGNSSDLTVTGNNITTSGISINISSSGDNLTNISIKDNVIFSSFSNGNYGAVFVNGNGMAISFVFFINNSIRCNDTNNFNGVLVNSKGLRNLTFFGNNITGTDHGVYLNASSSNNTNISFTDNNITGTTFGVYLFAYRSSINTNISFTDNNITGTYYGVVLYVYNSSINTNIIFTDNNITGKSGVDLAAYNSSINTNIIFTNNNITGTSGYGVDLLAYSSNNTNISFTNNNITGTSGVYLVAYSSNNTNIIFTDNNITGTSRGVYLGAYSSSINTNISFTNNNITGRSGYGVYLAAYSSSINTNISFANNNITGTSGNGVSLYVYSSSINTNITFTDNNITGNYSVSLSAYSSNNTNITFANNNIFANNNTGTSRGVSLIAYSSNNTNITFTNNNITGTSGNGVYLSAYSSKNTNIIFTNNNITGTSGYGVYLAASSSSINTNISFANNNITGRSSYGVGLDAYSSKNTNIIFTDNNITGRSGNGVYLYAYSSSINTNITFTNNNITGTYTGAYLYAESSNNTNITFTDNNITGTYGVGLDVNSSINTNIIFTDNNITGTSVYGVILSAYSSSINTNITFANNNITGRDYGVYLNASSSINTNISFTDNNITGRDYGVGLEAYGSINTNISFTNNNITGTSGDGVGLYADSSSINTNITFTDNNITGTYSVSLSATYSINTNISFIDNNITGRDYGVYLNVFNSNNTNISFIDNNITGTSDYGVILNVFRSNNTNISFTNNNITSTSGDGVDLGATYSINTNISFTDNNIIGNNYSVVLHVDSSINTNISFTDNNIIGTDYGVHVRSYDGNVSGVMFLNNTINATGGSGFYFVNHYNVPINVTDFVIRGNTIFANNTGLNFSGLKTGSLVNVTVEYNRIIAPVGVNLNGYDNGSSFDFNWWGVNDITGKTLSINTNNHYILRITNLTSLDNLQSGDNVSFAFLVLNTTLKNDGVENLPYFALNGTFNGNSYDTSRDDSFEDNFTVSSGTQVVAATLDNQYAILAFNTNSSIIVSDVSIGDKAVISGQLSNYTGDGSDLLNVTVDGNVYSDVNINSTGGWSLNYTTNRTGNITVTVNYLGNDNYTSFTNNTNFTVYKNSTNSTINVGNVQIGTNATITGQLEGYTGNGSDLLNVTVDGNVYSDVNINSTGGWSLNYTTNRTGNITVTVNYLGNDNYTSFTNNTNFTVSKNSTNSTINVGNVQIGTNATITGQLANYTVISSVNVTVDGKLYSNVDVDSNGGNWTVNHLTNHTGTYIVTVSYNESDSGNYTSFTNTTTFEVLKNSTNSTILVDDVQVGDTVVITGVLANYTVISSVNVTVDGKLYSNVDVDSNGGNWTVSHLTNHTGTYTVTVSYTESDSGNYTAFTNTTSFAVFKNSTNSTILVDPSSVHVGDTAVITGQLANYTVIGSVNVTVDGKLYSNVVVDSNGGNWTVSHLTNHTGTYTVTVSYTESDSGNYTSFTNTSSFNVLKNSTNSTILVNNVQIGTNASISGTLSDENGNLIVNVNITVTIEGETFSIATNDFGAWNLIYTPHHDGEFFVNVSWIGNDNYTGFTNTTSFNAKLASDSSINIPGTVKFNQAVSISGLLTDQNDNSIADANLELIIDGEAFNVTTDSDGVWSLNYTPKHAGVFDLSLIYLGDDLYDGFIENKTFTVNKLATNSIVNIPTNVKLGETIIISGKAYDENGDPLANIPITVTVNGNVYTLRTDSSGFWSLKYKPTHTGKTSVKVFFNGNSDYLGFINSFSFNVKDNNTNHTNHTNHTNNSNITNGTGNFGFASMKKTGIPVISVVLVLIGIFVVSFRRKQD from the coding sequence ATGAAAAATAAAATTATGAAAAGTATTTTGTTTAGAGATAAGTGTTTTATTTCATTTCTGTTTGTCCTAGGCTTTTTATTATTATTTAGTGTGTCTAGTGTTAGTGCAGATGAGTATTATTTTAATAGTGATAATATTACAAATGAGAGTTTTCAGGGTGTTATTGATAATAATACTCCTGATGAAGTGATTATTAATCTTGATGATGGTGAGTATTCTCTGGGTCAGATTAATATTACTCGTAATGCTACTATACAAGGTAAGAGTAGTGGTAATGTTAAGATAAATGGATCAGGTATATTGTTTAATATCACTGCATCCAATGTTAAGCTTATTAATTTAACTATCACTGGTTATACTAGTGCTGTTATTGGTAATAGTAGTGATTTAACTGTTACTGGTAATAATATTACTACTAGTGGTATTAGTATTAATATTAGTAGTTCTGGTGATAATTTAACGAATATATCGATTAAAGATAATGTTATTTTTTCTTCTTTTAGTAATGGTAATTATGGTGCTGTTTTTGTTAATGGTAATGGTATGGCTATTTCTTTTGTTTTTTTTATTAATAATAGTATACGTTGTAATGATACTAATAATTTTAATGGTGTTCTTGTTAATTCTAAGGGTTTACGTAATTTGACTTTTTTTGGAAACAACATCACAGGAACAGACCATGGTGTTTATCTGAATGCATCCAGCAGCAACAACACCAATATATCCTTCACTGACAATAACATCACAGGAACAACATTTGGTGTTTATCTGTTTGCATACAGAAGCAGTATCAACACTAATATATCCTTCACTGACAATAATATCACAGGAACATACTATGGTGTTGTTCTGTATGTATACAACAGCAGTATCAACACTAATATAATCTTCACTGACAACAACATCACAGGAAAATCTGGTGTTGATCTGGCTGCATACAACAGCAGTATCAACACTAATATAATCTTCACCAACAATAATATCACAGGAACATCAGGCTATGGTGTTGATCTGCTTGCATACAGCAGCAACAACACTAATATATCCTTCACCAACAATAATATCACAGGAACATCAGGTGTTTATCTGGTTGCATACAGCAGCAATAACACTAATATAATCTTCACTGACAATAATATCACAGGAACATCACGAGGTGTTTATCTGGGTGCATACAGCAGCAGTATCAACACTAATATATCCTTCACCAACAATAATATCACAGGAAGATCAGGCTATGGTGTTTATCTGGCTGCATACAGCAGCAGTATCAACACCAATATATCCTTTGCCAACAACAACATCACAGGAACATCAGGCAATGGTGTTTCTCTGTATGTATACAGCAGCAGTATCAACACCAATATAACTTTCACTGACAATAACATCACAGGAAATTATAGTGTTTCTCTGTCTGCATACAGCAGCAATAACACTAATATAACCTTCGCCAACAACAACATCTTCGCCAACAACAACACAGGAACATCACGAGGTGTTTCTCTGATTGCATACAGCAGCAACAACACTAATATAACCTTCACCAACAATAATATCACAGGAACATCAGGCAATGGTGTTTATCTGTCTGCATACAGCAGCAAAAACACCAATATAATCTTCACCAACAATAATATCACAGGAACATCAGGTTATGGCGTTTATCTGGCTGCATCCAGCAGCAGTATCAACACTAATATATCCTTTGCCAACAATAACATCACAGGAAGATCAAGCTATGGTGTTGGTCTGGATGCATACAGCAGCAAAAACACCAATATAATCTTCACTGACAATAATATCACAGGAAGATCAGGCAATGGTGTTTATCTGTATGCATACAGCAGCAGTATCAACACCAATATAACCTTCACCAACAACAACATCACAGGAACATACACTGGTGCTTACCTGTATGCAGAAAGCAGCAACAACACCAATATAACTTTCACTGACAATAACATCACAGGAACATATGGTGTTGGTCTGGATGTAAACAGCAGTATCAACACTAATATAATCTTCACTGACAATAATATCACAGGTACATCAGTTTATGGTGTTATTCTGTCTGCATACAGCAGCAGTATCAACACCAATATAACTTTCGCCAACAATAATATCACAGGAAGAGACTATGGTGTTTATCTGAATGCATCCAGCAGTATCAACACTAATATATCCTTCACTGACAATAATATCACAGGAAGAGACTATGGTGTTGGTCTGGAGGCATACGGCAGTATCAACACTAATATATCCTTCACCAACAATAATATCACAGGTACATCAGGTGATGGTGTTGGTCTGTATGCAGACAGCAGCAGTATCAACACCAATATAACTTTCACTGACAATAACATCACAGGAACATATAGTGTTTCTCTTTCTGCAACTTACAGCATCAACACTAATATATCCTTCATTGACAATAATATCACAGGAAGAGACTATGGTGTTTATCTGAATGTATTCAACAGTAACAACACTAATATATCCTTCATTGACAATAATATCACAGGAACATCAGACTATGGTGTTATACTGAATGTATTCAGAAGCAACAACACCAATATATCCTTCACCAACAATAATATCACAAGTACATCAGGTGATGGTGTTGATCTGGGTGCAACTTACAGCATCAACACTAATATATCCTTCACTGACAATAATATCATAGGAAACAACTATAGTGTTGTTCTGCATGTAGACAGCAGCATCAACACTAATATATCCTTCACTGACAATAATATCATAGGAACAGACTATGGTGTGCATGTTCGTTCTTATGATGGTAATGTTAGTGGTGTTATGTTTTTGAATAATACTATAAATGCTACTGGTGGTAGTGGTTTTTATTTTGTTAATCATTATAATGTTCCTATTAATGTGACTGATTTTGTTATTCGTGGTAATACTATTTTTGCTAATAATACTGGTTTAAATTTCAGTGGTCTTAAGACTGGTTCTCTTGTTAATGTTACTGTCGAGTATAATAGGATTATTGCTCCTGTTGGAGTGAATCTCAATGGTTATGATAATGGTAGTAGTTTTGATTTTAATTGGTGGGGTGTTAATGATATAACTGGTAAAACTTTAAGTATTAATACTAATAATCATTATATTTTGAGAATTACTAATCTTACTAGTTTGGATAATCTTCAATCAGGTGATAATGTTTCATTCGCATTTTTAGTGCTTAATACTACTTTAAAAAATGACGGTGTTGAGAATTTACCTTATTTTGCTTTGAATGGTACTTTTAATGGTAATAGTTATGATACTAGTCGTGATGATTCATTTGAAGATAATTTTACTGTGTCTTCTGGTACTCAAGTAGTTGCTGCAACTTTAGATAATCAATATGCAATTCTAGCATTTAATACAAATTCTAGTATCATTGTTTCTGATGTTAGTATTGGTGATAAAGCTGTTATTAGTGGTCAATTAAGTAATTATACTGGTGATGGTTCTGATTTGTTGAATGTTACTGTGGATGGAAACGTTTATAGTGATGTTAATATTAATAGTACTGGTGGTTGGAGTCTTAATTACACTACTAACAGAACAGGAAACATTACTGTAACTGTTAATTATCTTGGTAATGATAATTACACAAGTTTTACTAACAATACAAATTTCACTGTGTATAAAAACAGTACTAACAGTACTATCAATGTAGGTAATGTTCAAATTGGAACTAATGCTACTATTACAGGTCAACTTGAGGGTTATACTGGTAATGGTTCTGATTTGTTGAATGTTACTGTTGATGGAAATGTTTATAGTGATGTTAATATTAATAGTACTGGTGGTTGGAGTCTTAATTACACTACTAACAGAACAGGAAACATTACTGTAACTGTTAATTATCTTGGTAATGATAATTACACAAGTTTTACTAATAATACAAATTTCACTGTGTCTAAAAACAGTACTAACAGTACTATCAATGTAGGTAATGTTCAAATTGGTACTAATGCTACTATTACTGGTCAGTTAGCTAATTATACTGTTATAAGTAGTGTTAATGTTACTGTGGATGGTAAATTGTATAGTAATGTTGATGTGGATTCTAATGGTGGTAATTGGACTGTAAACCATTTAACTAATCATACAGGAACTTATATTGTTACTGTTAGTTATAATGAGTCTGATTCTGGTAATTATACTAGTTTCACTAATACTACAACCTTTGAAGTGTTGAAAAACAGTACTAACAGTACTATACTTGTGGATGATGTTCAGGTTGGTGATACTGTGGTTATTACTGGTGTTTTAGCTAATTATACTGTTATAAGTAGTGTGAATGTTACTGTGGATGGTAAATTGTATAGTAATGTTGATGTGGATTCTAATGGTGGTAATTGGACTGTAAGCCATTTAACTAATCATACAGGAACTTACACTGTTACTGTTAGTTATACTGAGTCTGATTCTGGTAATTACACAGCATTTACTAATACTACTAGTTTTGCTGTGTTTAAAAACAGTACTAACAGTACTATACTTGTGGATCCTTCTAGTGTTCATGTTGGTGATACTGCAGTTATTACTGGTCAGCTAGCTAATTACACTGTTATTGGTAGTGTGAATGTTACTGTGGATGGTAAATTGTATAGTAATGTTGTTGTGGATTCTAATGGTGGTAATTGGACTGTAAGCCATTTAACTAATCATACAGGAACTTACACTGTTACTGTTAGTTATACTGAGTCTGATTCTGGTAATTATACTAGTTTTACTAATACTAGTAGTTTTAATGTGTTGAAAAATAGTACTAACAGTACTATACTTGTGAATAATGTTCAAATTGGTACTAATGCTAGTATTAGTGGTACTTTATCTGATGAGAATGGTAATCTTATAGTTAATGTTAATATTACTGTTACTATTGAGGGTGAAACTTTTAGTATAGCTACTAATGATTTTGGTGCTTGGAACCTTATTTATACTCCTCATCATGATGGTGAGTTCTTTGTTAATGTTAGCTGGATTGGTAATGATAATTACACAGGTTTTACTAATACTACTAGTTTTAATGCTAAGTTAGCTAGTGATTCTTCTATTAATATTCCTGGAACTGTTAAATTTAATCAAGCAGTTTCAATTTCTGGTCTTTTAACTGATCAGAATGACAATTCGATAGCTGATGCTAATTTAGAACTTATTATTGATGGTGAAGCTTTTAATGTGACTACTGATTCTGATGGTGTTTGGAGTTTAAATTACACTCCAAAGCATGCTGGAGTCTTTGACTTATCCTTAATTTATCTTGGTGATGATCTTTATGATGGATTCATTGAGAATAAGACTTTCACTGTTAATAAGTTAGCTACTAATTCCATAGTTAATATTCCTACTAATGTTAAATTGGGTGAGACTATCATAATTAGTGGTAAAGCTTATGATGAAAACGGTGATCCATTAGCTAATATTCCTATTACTGTTACAGTAAATGGTAATGTTTATACTTTAAGAACTGATTCTAGTGGTTTTTGGAGTTTAAAATATAAACCAACCCACACAGGTAAAACTAGTGTTAAAGTGTTTTTTAATGGAAACAGTGATTATCTTGGTTTCATTAATAGTTTTAGCTTTAATGTGAAGGATAACAATACTAACCATACCAATCATACTAACCATACTAATAATAGTAACATTACTAATGGTACTGGTAATTTTGGTTTTGCTTCTATGAAGAAGACTGGAATTCCTGTAATTAGTGTTGTTTTAGTTTTGATAGGTATTTTTGTAGTTAGTTTTAGAAGAAAACAGGATTAA
- a CDS encoding MIP/aquaporin family protein codes for MTCGIEKKVLAELIGTFLLVFFGTGSAVVTLLITDTFDPGNVGIGVLGGLGDWIAIGLVFGLTVMACIYLFGKISGAHLNPAVTIGLLVTKNISLKDSCYYFVGQFIGAIFGSLALLAILGMQSVTIGGLGATAPGLGVSYSQAFFAEFIGTFFLMLVIMGVAVDKKADPGFAGISIGFTVAAVITVLGAFTGASINPARTFGPYLVDLLAGGANLWIFYPIYLIGPILGAIVAALVYSYIAKGTDVCELPQPFQE; via the coding sequence ATGACCTGTGGAATTGAAAAAAAAGTCTTAGCTGAGCTTATTGGAACATTTTTATTAGTATTTTTTGGAACAGGTTCGGCTGTTGTTACTCTACTTATTACAGATACTTTTGATCCAGGTAATGTTGGTATTGGTGTTCTTGGAGGCCTTGGAGATTGGATAGCAATTGGGTTGGTTTTTGGACTTACTGTAATGGCTTGTATTTATTTATTTGGTAAAATATCTGGTGCACATTTAAATCCTGCGGTTACTATTGGCCTTTTGGTTACAAAAAATATATCTTTAAAAGATTCTTGTTATTATTTTGTTGGTCAATTTATTGGAGCAATATTTGGAAGTTTAGCTCTTTTGGCTATTTTAGGTATGCAATCTGTGACAATTGGTGGTTTAGGTGCAACTGCTCCAGGTTTAGGGGTTAGCTACTCTCAAGCATTTTTTGCTGAATTTATAGGTACATTTTTCTTAATGCTTGTAATTATGGGTGTAGCTGTTGATAAAAAAGCAGATCCTGGTTTTGCAGGAATATCAATTGGTTTTACTGTTGCAGCAGTTATTACAGTTTTAGGGGCATTTACAGGTGCTTCAATTAACCCTGCTCGTACTTTTGGACCCTATCTAGTTGATTTATTGGCTGGTGGAGCAAATCTTTGGATTTTTTATCCAATTTATTTAATTGGTCCTATTTTAGGAGCAATTGTAGCAGCTTTAGTTTATTCCTATATTGCTAAGGGTACTGATGTGTGTGAATTACCACAACCATTTCAAGAATAA
- a CDS encoding class I SAM-dependent methyltransferase, whose amino-acid sequence MKGDTWEKNSNFQRSNEAYLENQNLFIQKCNKLLGGGGNAKNHNLDYKLLDIGCNDGIFTKILSDKIGYTPYGVDFLEDLIVNARNNGVLAKKANIDSGIPFDNSFFDLIVSNQVIEHVMETDNFFKEIYRLLKPNGYAIISCPNITSFHNLGLMIFGMQPVSFHSSHIQVGNPLFGTKIGELSSGLRHVKIFTAPALKDLATHHGFEVLDIYGYGHYYIPKFISSFLSKLTPRYSIYIGIVLKKL is encoded by the coding sequence ATAAAAGGTGATACTTGGGAAAAAAATAGTAATTTTCAACGTTCTAATGAAGCATATCTAGAAAATCAAAATTTATTTATCCAAAAATGCAATAAATTACTTGGGGGGGGGGGCAATGCTAAAAATCATAATTTAGATTATAAATTATTAGATATTGGATGTAATGATGGTATATTTACAAAAATTCTATCTGATAAAATAGGTTATACTCCTTATGGAGTTGATTTTCTTGAAGATTTAATTGTAAATGCTAGAAATAATGGAGTATTAGCAAAAAAAGCAAATATAGACAGTGGAATTCCTTTTGATAATTCTTTTTTTGATTTAATAGTTTCAAATCAGGTTATAGAGCATGTGATGGAAACTGATAATTTTTTTAAAGAAATTTATAGATTATTAAAACCTAATGGATATGCAATTATAAGTTGTCCTAATATAACATCATTTCACAATTTAGGGCTTATGATTTTTGGGATGCAGCCAGTTTCTTTTCATTCAAGCCATATCCAAGTTGGAAATCCTTTATTCGGTACAAAAATTGGAGAATTGTCTTCAGGATTGAGACATGTAAAAATTTTTACAGCACCTGCTTTAAAAGATTTAGCTACTCATCATGGGTTTGAAGTTTTAGATATATATGGATATGGTCATTATTATATTCCAAAATTTATCTCTTCTTTTCTATCTAAATTAACACCAAGATATTCAATATATATTGGCATAGTTTTAAAAAAATTATAA
- the galE gene encoding UDP-glucose 4-epimerase GalE, with protein sequence MILVTGGAGYIGSHVNKELHKESFDTVVLDNLINGHSYAVKWGDFQKGELSDIEFIRSVFNKFDIEGVMHFAAFTSVGDSVKYPAKYFKNNYKNTLNLLKVMRENNVNKFIFSSTAAVYGIPKNIPIKEEHELNPINPYGKSKLMVELALEKESQSSSNDFKYSALRYFNASGADPECEIGEDHNPETHLIPLVLDVALGKRDKINIFGNDYNTPDGTCIRDYIHVNDLAQAHIKAFKSLYNENSIEKVYNLGNGNGFSVKEVIDVCEKVTGFEIKKEVVDRREGDPDILIADSKKAFDVLGWTPKFSDLEKIVETSWKWHKNRD encoded by the coding sequence ATGATTTTAGTTACTGGTGGCGCTGGATACATAGGTTCTCACGTTAATAAAGAGCTTCATAAAGAAAGCTTTGATACAGTTGTTTTAGACAATTTAATCAACGGTCATAGCTATGCTGTTAAATGGGGAGATTTTCAGAAGGGAGAATTGTCTGATATTGAGTTTATTAGATCTGTGTTCAATAAATTTGATATTGAAGGAGTAATGCACTTTGCAGCTTTTACATCAGTAGGTGATTCTGTTAAATATCCTGCTAAATATTTTAAAAATAATTATAAAAATACTTTAAATCTTTTGAAGGTTATGAGAGAAAATAATGTGAATAAGTTTATATTTTCTTCAACTGCTGCTGTATATGGTATTCCCAAGAATATTCCAATTAAAGAGGAACATGAATTAAATCCAATCAATCCTTATGGAAAGTCTAAGTTGATGGTTGAACTTGCATTAGAAAAAGAGTCACAATCTAGTTCTAATGATTTTAAGTATTCTGCTCTCAGGTATTTTAATGCTTCTGGTGCAGATCCTGAATGTGAAATTGGTGAAGATCATAATCCTGAAACTCATCTTATTCCTCTTGTTTTAGATGTAGCTTTAGGCAAAAGAGATAAAATTAATATATTTGGGAATGACTATAATACTCCTGATGGAACCTGTATTAGGGATTATATTCATGTAAATGACCTTGCACAGGCTCATATAAAAGCATTTAAGAGCCTTTATAATGAGAATTCTATAGAAAAAGTTTATAATCTTGGTAATGGAAATGGATTTTCTGTTAAGGAGGTTATTGATGTATGTGAAAAAGTTACAGGATTTGAAATTAAAAAAGAAGTGGTTGATAGAAGAGAAGGAGACCCAGATATATTAATAGCTGATTCTAAAAAAGCTTTTGATGTTTTAGGTTGGACTCCTAAATTTTCAGATTTAGAAAAAATAGTTGAAACTTCGTGGAAATGGCATAAAAATAGAGATTAA
- a CDS encoding DUF2193 domain-containing protein, with amino-acid sequence MLELYKKMVNEAIAAQRADVSTVKKNRGKEFKVKDAASYVKVAGDMKAIDGQAQSVIDLHVNSVNTHFNTLTSLTDTVRPEDDPFVEHYQTPAILEILCEEDEEFKNSLKTFISTIDDCEALIGKEVIRRYGGFYGPTCVVDFALIPGSTSNVVNQILLETKIPEAHKQAILAAKSWGMNTSYGIGEVFSNELESGTTAAEAVKKEIAMIKKIYETPIDAQAELMDDSGHTSFDVRKYMSKYKKEMRNTTIAAVEDGVHYGNIVTVPAYCVGDISHHIAQSTYNMCKDDMIMGIIEATTDVIDNTLNANLNNYKSEFDVLSLATGSSAAAVEYILELDGFNAPMIVDLLTKRFHNFVQQYPDRGAAAELHNCDFMDMIYRGWGYTDKARRMRSSEDEDLTPIVNGFEVDLDPVRTNDIVMNPQRYTYPACAISVRFSSLMRLADYPCLLTSEPVTATLMTNIIALHKDNPAAPVRGCKNCASAALVDFRHHYCQWKEAV; translated from the coding sequence ATGTTAGAACTATACAAAAAAATGGTAAACGAGGCTATAGCTGCTCAAAGAGCAGATGTTAGTACTGTTAAGAAAAATAGAGGTAAAGAATTTAAAGTTAAAGATGCTGCAAGTTATGTTAAGGTAGCCGGAGATATGAAAGCTATTGATGGACAAGCTCAATCAGTAATTGATCTTCATGTAAATTCCGTTAATACACATTTTAATACATTAACTAGTTTGACTGATACTGTTAGACCTGAAGATGACCCATTTGTAGAACACTATCAAACACCAGCTATTCTTGAAATCCTTTGTGAAGAAGATGAAGAATTTAAAAATAGCTTAAAAACTTTCATATCTACTATTGATGATTGTGAAGCATTAATAGGAAAAGAAGTAATTAGAAGATATGGTGGATTTTATGGTCCAACTTGTGTAGTTGATTTTGCTCTTATTCCTGGTAGTACTAGTAATGTAGTTAATCAAATATTACTTGAAACTAAAATCCCTGAAGCTCATAAACAAGCTATTTTAGCTGCTAAATCTTGGGGAATGAATACTTCTTATGGTATTGGGGAAGTTTTCTCTAATGAACTTGAATCTGGTACAACAGCTGCTGAAGCTGTCAAAAAAGAAATTGCAATGATTAAGAAAATTTATGAAACACCTATTGATGCACAGGCTGAATTGATGGATGATTCTGGTCATACTTCTTTTGATGTTCGCAAATACATGTCAAAATATAAAAAAGAAATGAGAAACACTACTATTGCTGCTGTTGAGGACGGTGTTCATTATGGAAATATTGTCACTGTTCCAGCTTATTGTGTAGGTGATATTTCTCATCATATAGCTCAATCAACTTATAATATGTGTAAAGATGATATGATTATGGGTATTATTGAAGCTACAACTGATGTAATTGATAATACTTTAAATGCGAATCTTAATAATTATAAATCTGAATTTGATGTTTTATCTTTAGCTACTGGCTCTTCTGCAGCAGCTGTAGAATATATCCTTGAATTAGATGGATTTAATGCTCCGATGATTGTTGATCTTCTAACCAAACGTTTCCATAACTTTGTACAGCAATACCCAGATAGGGGTGCTGCTGCAGAACTTCATAATTGTGATTTTATGGATATGATATACAGAGGATGGGGATATACTGATAAAGCAAGGAGAATGAGAAGTAGTGAAGATGAAGATTTAACTCCTATTGTAAATGGTTTTGAAGTTGATCTTGATCCAGTTAGAACTAATGATATTGTTATGAATCCACAGAGATATACATATCCTGCATGTGCAATTTCTGTTAGATTTTCATCTCTTATGAGATTAGCTGATTATCCTTGTCTTTTAACTAGTGAGCCTGTAACAGCTACTTTAATGACTAATATTATAGCTCTTCATAAAGATAATCCTGCAGCTCCTGTAAGAGGTTGTAAAAATTGTGCTTCAGCAGCTCTTGTAGACTTTAGACATCATTATTGTCAATGGAAAGAAGCTGTATAA